The following are encoded together in the Salvia hispanica cultivar TCC Black 2014 chromosome 6, UniMelb_Shisp_WGS_1.0, whole genome shotgun sequence genome:
- the LOC125196471 gene encoding uncharacterized protein LOC125196471, whose product MDPPEKSSSSPGSSKPLSRPPELHQSDADEDDENVKQLGECSSVYLALQDCLVNSNRNWKSCQKEVQLLKACNGGRNN is encoded by the exons ATGGACCCACCGGAAAAATCCAGCTCGAGTCCGGGCTCAAGCAAACCACTCTCACGGCCACCAGAATTACATCAAAGTGATGCAGATGAGGACGATGAGAATGTCAAGCAACTTGGAGAATGCTCCTCTGTGTACTTAGCTCTACag GATTGTCTTGTCAATTCCAACAGGAATTGGAAATCTTGTCAAAAAG AAGTTCAACTCCTAAAAGCATGCAATGGTGGAAGAAATAACTGA
- the LOC125196470 gene encoding probable protein phosphatase 2C 35 encodes MGCIQSKCCRNYAASSDGENEEGQNAHVVASSFLDVVDVPSHDFKLSYSVISQRGYYPETPDKENQDSFCVRTNIQGNPNVHFFGVFDGHGLCGTQCSNFVRDRLVEMLSNDAALLDDPVRAYSNAFLATNEALHDSEFDDSMSGTTAITALVIGDKLYVANVGDSRAVLAVREGDQVVAHDLSYDQTPFRKDECERVKLCGARVLSVDQVEGLKDPRIQSWGDEETDGNDPPRLWVQNGMYPGTAFTRSVGDNMAEKIGVIADPEVATLQLTSSSHPFFVVASDGVFEFLSSQTIVDMVDKYTDPREACSAITGESSKLWLEHESRTDDITMIIVHIKDLNTV; translated from the exons TGTTGTTGCAAGTTCGTTTCTTGATGTTGTTGACGTTCCTTCTCATGATTTCAAGCTGTCTTACTCTGTGATTAGCCAGCGTGGTTATTATCCTGAAACCCCTGATAAGGAAAACCAAGATAGTTTTTGTGTGAGGACTAATATTCAGGGTAATCCCAATGTGCACTTCTTTGGTGTGTTTGATGGTCATGGTTTGTGTGGCACGCAGTGCTCGAATTTCGTTAGGGATAGGCTCGTTGAGATGTTGTCGAATGATGCTGCATTGTTGGATGATCCGGTTAGGGCTTATAGCAATGCTTTTCTAGCGACTAATGAGGCGCTTCACGATAGTGAGTTTGATGATTCGATGAGTGGCACTACAGCCATTACTGCTCTTGTGATTGGGGATAAGTTGTATGTGGCGAACGTGGGTGATTCAAGGGCAGTTTTGGCTGTTAGGGAAGGGGATCAGGTCGTTGCACATGATTTGTCGTATGACCAGACACCGTTTAGGAAGGATGAGTGCGAGAGGGTGAAGCTGTGCGGGGCTCGGGTTTTGAGCGTTGATCAGGTGGAAGGGCTTAAGGATCCTAGGATTCAGTCGTGGGGGGATGAGGAGACCGATGGGAATGATCCTCCGAGGCTGTGGGTGCAGAATGGGATGTATCCTGGGACTGCATTCACACGGAGTGTTGGTGATAACATGGCGGAGAAGATAGGTGTTATTGCTGATCCAGAGGTTGCTACACTGCAGCTTACATCGTCTAGCCATCCTTTCTTTGTCGTTGCGAGTGATGGAGTTTTTGAATTCCTATCCAGCCAGACAATTGTTGACATG GTTGACAAATATACGGATCCGAGAGAAGCTTGCTCTGCCATTACCGGTGAATCGTCCAAGCTGTGGTTAGAGCATGAAAGTCGAACGGATGATATAACAATGATCATTGTACACATTAAAGACTTGAATACTGTATAA